Part of the Triticum urartu cultivar G1812 chromosome 2, Tu2.1, whole genome shotgun sequence genome, TACTTTCATGATCGTCTAATGATCCCTGCGAACTTTGCAAATGAATAAACTTGGAGCGATGTTTCCGGCCGAAAAGAAAAACCCGATGAAAGAAGGCACATTGGGCAAATTGGGCTTTACGGGCCTGTGGTTGGTATTAGTGTGTTAATGGCCCAACAATTATTAGTTTCCGTTCCTTATCCCAAAAGGATTCCCTAAAATTTGTCTAAAAAAAGGATTCCCTAAAAAAATCTCAAAAGGAGAAGGAAACGGCGACAGGATACAAACGGGGGTATTTCAACTGTTCCCGAGTGGTTCGGCCTCCGCACCCACCTCTCTCTCGCCAGTCAGGGgcagcgacgacgacgaggagcggcGCCTTTGGCGGTGTCCCGGCGACGGTCCTACCGCCGTCCTCCTGCTCCGAGCGTGACTTCACGTCCCCTGCCGAGGTCACGGCCAGCCTCCGGGCGGCGCCAGGCCAGGCGTGGGtgcgccgccgccggatctgaCCTCGCTAGGGTAGGGAAGGCATTCCAAGGCACAAGGTTCGCTCGCTGGTGGAGGTACGCCGGCTCGCCGTGGCCGTGAGCGCGTCCTCACGTGTCTGTCGCGGCGGGTGGCGGAGGGCGTTCGGGGAGCGGACCGCAGATGAGATCAAAGAGCTCCCCTTGCCGTCGTTTGATTTGAGTAGGTAACCTCACCTTCTTACCCGCAAAAAGATTACGACTTTCCCCCTTCTTACATGCGGAAAGGATAAAAATCGATAATTTAGGTTGCCTTCCTGTGACTGTGAGCATCGTTTTGATGAATTCTCCGTATTTTGTTACCAATTTCTCCAGTTCTGTAGCTCCAGTTTCTTGTAAAGATCTGAAATTTCAATGCGTCATGCAATCAGCCCACTCATTTTAGTGTAACTGATAAGAAATTCTTGCTGTGCAGCTCACACAGGTTGCGTGCCATTTCTTTTTCCCGAAACAGGTTATTCCGGGGAGTTAGATTCCACTGCTGATTTTTTGTAATAAAAGAGCTCTTTCACGAGCTAGCGTTTCAGAAGGATGCTTCAAGCTTCCCCTCAGTCCCCAATAATGATGAGCGGCGTCTCGTTTGTTGTCTCGCGGGATGTCTGTCGCCGCCGCCTAAGGTACCCTATGATTGCCAACTTGTGTTCTTTGATCAATCAGTCCGAGTAGTTTGTTATCAGTGATGCCACCCTTTCTTTGCAGTCATTCCCATGAAATGGAGGTGCAGCCAGAAGCCGTCAGGGACTGGTCCGAGCTGCCTCTTGATGTGCTTGCTTCAGTCTTTACCAAACTCGGCGCAGTTGATATTCTCATGGGTGCAGGCCTTGTGTGCCACTCATGGCTCGGGGCGGCAAAAGTACCTAGTTTATGGCGATATGTCGACATGGAGCACCATGATGTCTTGCGAGGGAAGAAGAAAAAGAGCCACGATGTCTTGTGTGCAATGGCAAAAGCCGCCGTGGACCGCTCCAATGGGGAGCTCGAGGTGTTCGCAGGGAGCGAGTTTGTTACTGATCAGCTTCTCAACTATATTGCAGAAAGGTACTCTTGTTTTAGTAGAATATTTGTGTCTAAGTTCCAAATCAGACCACACAAACTAGTTGTTTCGTTCTTCTTTCAAGCTAAAATTGGGTGGCCTCTTAATTTATTGGGTACTGCTCACTGATTCGTTAACGGGTGTAGTGAAACTAGTTCACATAGATGAGATTCGTGCAGGGATTTCTGAGTGAATGTAGTCAAACTAGTGGTTTGTATAGATGAGGTCAAAACACATACATGAGTACTTGATGTTTAGCTGTTGTAATCACATTATTTGCTCTCCATGCCTAGTTTTATACAGGAAATTATAAAGCCAAGAGTTGTAGCCTGTAGGTAGATCATCTCTACTATCTTATAAATTGGAGTTAGTGGCAGTGGTGGTGAGTTCACTCCCCCACTCCATCCCAATCTCCCTCATCCATCTAGAACCCATCAGACCTCTCCAATTGGAAGGGGAAAAACCATATCTTGAAATAGTGCCCCCCACCACTGCAGTTTTCACAAGTGCAATGTTGGCTGCTTGGTTGAGTTTCTTTTTCGCAGCATTCCACGGGCATTGGTTGTTATCTACTACTAACCCAATAAAActaaattattattttttattcTGTAGCAACGCTCGGGCGTTACACTAGTTGCCAAAAAAGAACAAGTTGAATCTCGTTATGCCCTAATGCTACAACAGTGTTATGATCTCCTTCTCTTTTTTTCGCAGATCACCCTCCCTTAAGAGCCTCAGCCTTGACTACTGCAATGTCTCCAACGAAGCATTCACTGAGCTGATAATCAAGCTTCCTCTGCTCGAAGAACTTCTCATTTCCCTATGTCCATTTGTTGATGGCGACGCATATGAGGTCACCAGCAGAGCATGTGCGCAGCTGAAGCGTCTCATGTTGCGGCAAGGGTCGTATGGGGGTACAAGAGATGGGGCACTTGGAATCGAGATGATGCACGAGCTGCGATACCTTACTCTCGTCGGTTGCAATATCACGACAGAGGAGCTGGTTGCCATCATCGATGGCTGCCCTCACATGGAGCGCCTCTGCGTGCGCGACTGTTGCAACATCGTTGTGGATGGAACCCTGCGAGCGAAGTGTTCAAGGATCAAGACGCTGATTCTCCCCCCTTTGCAGCATTTGCAGCAGTTGTACTCCCGTTACTGTTTTCACCCTGATGATAGCCTTTTCACGGACAAGTTTGACGATTGGAGATCTTCCTAAATGTGATGATTTGTCTCCAACGGCTATCAATCTATCTATATATTGGTCTAGCATGGCTACTTTTGTCATTTGGGATATGGCATGAAGGGTTCAGGTGGGTATTCACATTGGTAATCTATGATATTGATACTGCAGACCAAATGCAGAGGTAAACTCTGGTTTGTGGTGTTCTAAGAAGTTCCCAAGCTC contains:
- the LOC125536115 gene encoding putative F-box/LRR-repeat protein 23; translated protein: MLQASPQSPIMMSGVSFVVSRDVCRRRLSHSHEMEVQPEAVRDWSELPLDVLASVFTKLGAVDILMGAGLVCHSWLGAAKVPSLWRYVDMEHHDVLRGKKKKSHDVLCAMAKAAVDRSNGELEVFAGSEFVTDQLLNYIAERSPSLKSLSLDYCNVSNEAFTELIIKLPLLEELLISLCPFVDGDAYEVTSRACAQLKRLMLRQGSYGGTRDGALGIEMMHELRYLTLVGCNITTEELVAIIDGCPHMERLCVRDCCNIVVDGTLRAKCSRIKTLILPPLQHLQQLYSRYCFHPDDSLFTDKFDDWRSS